The nucleotide window GGGACCTCGGTCCCGAGGGCATGGCCCGCAGCGTGCTGGTGGTGGCCACCTCGGACAAGAGTCCGCTCATCCGCATGCGCGCCGCCTACGCAGCCACCGCCGTAGCCGAATTTTTCCGCGACCAGGGCAAGGACGTGCTGCTCATGATGGACTCGGTCACCCGATTCGCCATGGCCGGGCGCGAAGTCGGGTTGGCCGCAGGGGAACCGCCCACCCGCGGCGGCTACACCCCATCGGTGTTCGCCCACCTGCCCCAGCTCCTGGAACGGGCGGGCAAGAGCCGCAAGGGGACCATCACCGGCATCTACACCGTGCTCGTGGACGGCGACGACTTCACCGAACCCATCGCCGACTCCACCCGGTCCATCCTGGACGGCCACATCGTGCTCACCCGCGAGCTGGCCGACCTCGGCCACTACCCGGCCATCGACGTGCTCAAGTCCATCAGCCGACTGCGCTCGGACATCACCTCGAAACAGGTCCAGACCGACGGCCGCGCCCTGCTCCGGCACATGGCCACCTTCAAGCGGGTGGAAGACATGGTCAACATCGGCGCATACCAGAAGGGCGCCAACCCCGAGGTGGACAAGGCCATCAAGATGGTCGGGCCCATCAACCGCTTCCTGCGCCAGCTGGTATCGGAACAGGAATCCCTGCAGGGCGCGTTCGACGCCATGCATGAACTGGTGGGAGAGGAAGCCGAGCAGCCGCAGTCGCCGCAGCAGCCGCAACAGGCCGCACCCAGGAAAGGGCCGACCATGGCCAAATCCCCAGCCGATCTGAAAATGAAAGTGGGTTAAACGGCCCGCGCCGGATGCCGCCCCGCCTCCCTACCGGGAGAGGAGCTTCTTCATGGCCAGCAGTTCGTCGCGAATCTCGAGCAGGATGTCGCTGTTCTCGCTGGAGTGCATCTTCCGCTTTGCGCCTTCGATGGTCAGCCCCTCGTCATAGAGAAGCCGCTTTATCTCGCGGATGACCTCAAGATTCTCCTCGGTATACAGCCGCTGCCCGCTCTCGGTGCGGTAGGGCTCGATCTCGTCGAATTCCCCTTCCCAGAACCGGAGCACGTAGGTCTTGACGCCGAGCAGGCGCGCGGCCTCGCCGATGCGGTATGTTTTGAAATCCTGAAGTTCACCCATCCCGAATGCTTACCAAATCGAGTAAGCGCCTTCAACACGTTTACCTGAAAACCCGGTCTTCGAACAAAAAAGGCCCCGCTCCTGTCGGAGCGGGGCCTTCCAATTCGTTTGTCCACGCGATCTAGAAATGAACCGGCAGGTTCTTTTCCAGTGCTTCGAGGACCCTCTTGTGTTCCTTGTCCACCTGCTTGTCCTTGAGGGTCTTGGTGGGCGAACGGTAGGTCAGGCGGAAGGAGAGGTTGCGCTCCTGTTCCTGCCCTTCGGGCACGAACTCGGCCACCAGCTCCACGGACTCCAGGATGCCGATCCCGGTGTCCAGGATGGCCTTGCGGATGGCGGCGGCGGACAGGGTCATGGGCCCGATGACCGTCACGTCGCGACGACTGGGCGGGAAGACCGGCAGCGGCGCAAACTCGATTCGGTGCGCGGCGACCAGTTCGCGAAGAACGTCCAGGTCGAGGTCGGCCAGCCAGACATCCTTGCGGGCGTGGTAATAATCGCCGATATCCGCCTTGACCCGGCCTATGAATCCGACCGCGGTCTCACCCACCGCCACCTGCACGCAGGGCTCGCAATAGGCGTGCTCCCCGGCCAGGGTGAAGGACGGGATTTCCAGCTTGAGGCTGTCCTCGATGAGGTTTTCCACGTGCCCCTTGATGTCCAGGTAGTCCGCGTCATCATCGCCCCACGGCCATTCCTGCGCGTGGCGCGGGCCGTACAGCAGGATGCCGAGGCGGTTGAACTCGCGGGTCTCGGTTTCGGACTCGCTGTCGGCCACGAACCGCTTGGCCACCTCGAAGACGCGGATATGATTGTTGCCCTGGGCCAGGTTGTGCTTGAGCGTGTTGAGCAGGCCCGGGGCCAGGTCGGTGCGCATGACGTTCTGGTCGGCGGACAGGGGATTGGCGATGAACACGCGCCCCTCTGCGGGCAGGTTCAGCCGGTCCAGATCGTCGGAGCCGACAAAGGAATAATTGATGGCCTCGTTCAGGCCCACGCCTGCGCCCCAGGTCTTGATGCGTTGGAGAAAGGCGTACTCGGAGCCGCCGGACACGGTTTCCAGCGACTTGGCCACCTTGGGCAGCACAGCCGGGATTCGATCCAGGCCGTAGACGCGGCCAACCTCTTCATAGAGGTCCACCTCGCGCTCCAGGTCCAGCCGATGGGACGGGGACTTCACGGTCCAGTTGGCCGCATCGGAATCGTCCACGGTGCATCCCTCGCCCTCAAAGACCTTCCTGGCGAAATCCGGTTCCAGGTCAAGGCCGAGCAGCCGCATGCAGCGGTCATGGCGGTAACCGTGGGAACGGTCCTGCCACGGCTTGGGCTCGTTGGTGACCACGCCCCTGGAAACGGTGCCGCCCGAGGTCTCGGCCATGAGCTGGGCCGCGCGATCTATGCAGAAACGGTTGAGCTGCTGGTCCACGCCTCGTTCGAAGCGGTAGGATGCGTCGGACGGCAGAGCCAGTCGGCGCGCGGTCTTTCGGATGGTGCCCGGGCGGAAGACTGCGGCCTCCAGGAGAACGTTCGTGGACCCGGCGTGCATCTCGGTGTTGGCGCCGCCCATGACGCCGGCCAGCCCCACGGGCCGCTTGCCGTCCCAGATGAGCAGGTCGTTGGCGGTGAGCACGCGCTCCGCGTTGTCCAGGGTGGTGAACTTCATGCCGTCCTGAGCCGGGGCCACGCGGAGGGTCGCGTCCTCGACGAGGTCGAGGTCATACGAGTGCATGGGCTGGCCCAGTTCGAACATCACGTAGTTGGTCACGTCGACGATGTTGGAAATGGGACGCTGGCCCAGGGACAAGAGCTTGAAACGCATCCAGTCCGGGGCCTTGCGGGTCTCCACTCCCTTGATGACGCGGCCGTTGAAAAGCGGGCACAGTTCGGGGTCGTCAATAAGAATCTTGATCTCGTCGGCCGCATTCCCGCCCGCTTCCACAAGGTTCAGCTCGGGCATGGTCAGGGGCAGGTCGAAGGCCAGCGCGGTCTCGCGGGCGAAACCGAGGATGGACAGACAGTCCGCACGGTTGGGCGTGATGTCGAAGTCGAAGACCACGCGCTCCAGCCCCAGGACGTCCGCCAGCTTGTCGCCGGGCTTGAAGGAGTCGTCCAGGACCCAGATGCCCTCGTGGTCGTCGGAGAAGCCCAGCTCGCGCTCGGAGCAGATCATGCCGAAAGACTTGACGCCCCGCAGCTTGGCCTTCTTGATCTTCATGCCGTCGGGCATGGTCGTGCCGACCTGCGCCACCGGGACCTTCTGACCCTTGGCCACGTTGGGAGCGCCGCACACGATGGTCAACGTCTCGGGACCGTTCACGTCCACGGTGCAGACCGAAAGATGGTCCGACTCGGGGTGCGTTTCGCACTCGACCACATAACCGACCACGATATCCTTGATGCCCTCGAAGGGATCGTCGATGCCTTCGAGTTCGAGACCGAGCATGGTGAGCTTGTCGCCCAACACCTGAATGTCTCCCTCGTAGGGAACGAACTCCCGCAACCAATTCAAGCTAACTAACATTGCACTACCGTAATCGGTGAAAAGTTATGAAAAACGGCCCGGCGCACTCCGGCGGAGCAGGCCGGGCCGTGAGTAATCTTAAGCAAACTGTTCCAGGAACCGGACGTCGTTCTCAAAGAACATGCGCAGGTCGCCGATGCCGTACTTGAGCATGGCAACGCGCTCGATGCCCAGCCCGAAGGCGAAGCCCGTGTAGACTTCCGGGTCGTAGCCCACGGACTTGAAGACGTTGGGATCGACCATGCCGCAGCCCAAGATCTCGACCCAGCCCGTGCCCTTGCAGACGCGGCAGGTCGTGCCGCCGGTCTCGCCCTTGCCGCCGCACATGACGCAGGAGATGTCCACTTCGGCGGAAGGCTCGGTAAAGGGGAAGAAGCTCGGGCGAAAACGCACGTCGGTCTTGGCCCCGAATATCTTGCGCACGAATATGGTCAGGGTGCCGCGCAGGTCGGCCATGGACACGTGGTGATCGACCAACAATCCCTCGATCTGGTGGAACATGGGGGTGTGGGTCAGGTCGGAGTCGCGGCGGTAGACCTTGCCGGGCGCGATGACGGCCACGGGAGGCTGCTGCTTGAGCATGGACCTGATCTGCATGCCCGAGGTGTGGGTCCTGAGCACGATGTTGTCCGAGACGTACAGGGTGTCCTGCATGTCGCGGGCCGGATGCTCCTGGGGAATGTTCAGCGCCTCGAAGTTGTGCCAGTCGTTCTCCACTTCCGGTCCGGCCGCGTGCTCGAAGCCCAGGCCGGTGAGAACGTTGCAGACTTCCTCCATGACCAGGGTCACGGGGTGCAGGGAACCTGCCCAGGGCCTGCGGCCCGGCATGGAGGGATCGAACTTGGAAAGCGCCTGGCTCGCCTCGGCGGCGTTGAGCTCGGCCTCCCAGGAGTCGATGAGCGCGGTGATCCGCTGCTTGACCTCGTTGGCCTTCTTGCCGCCCGCGGGCTTGTCGCTGTTGTCGAGCCTGCCGAGCTGGCCCATGAGACCGGCCAGCTTGCCCTTGCGGCCCAGGAACTCGATGCGCAGTTCCTCCAGCTCCTTCAACGAACAAGCCTGGCCCTTGCGCGATGCGCAATCCTGGGCCAGGCTGTCGAGTCCTTCCAGGAAGGACTTCAATTCATTACTCACAATTTAGCTCACTTTGGCTTTTGCGGCCTCTGCGATTTTAGCGAACACCTGAGGATCACGGACCGCCATGTCGGCCAGAACCTTGCGGTTCAGCTCGATGCCGGCCAGCTTCAGGCCGTTCATCAGACGGCTGTAGGACAGGCCGTTGAGACGGGCGGCTGCGTTGATGCGCATGATCCACAGCTTGCGGAATTCGCGCTTCTTGCGCTTGCGATCGCGATATGCATTGCAAAGGGCCTTCTCGACGCGCTCACGCGCGGTACGGTACAGGCGGGAGCCCGCTCCGCGATAGCCCTTGGCCATCTTCAAATACTTTTTGTGACGCCGCTTGGCGGCTACACCGCGTTTAACTCTCATGGTTAAACCTCCATCTTTGTTACCTCCCGGGCCGGACGGACTCCCCCAGCGAGGCAGATTCTATAGGTTACTGAAACAATCAACGGGCCTTGGTCTGAAGCCAGGCCGGACAAGCGTGCGGGGGCTGCCCCGCTTTCCATACGCTGCCGGCGGGCGTGTATCAGATCAAACTAACCGTTGGGCAACTGACGACGAACAGCCTTCATGTTGGCACTGTCCACGGTGGTGGACTGGCCCAGGCGACGCTTCCTCTTCGCATTCTTCTTGGTCAGAATGTGACGGAGGTTTTTGCGGCGACGCTTGAACTTGCCGGTCGCGGTCTTGGAGAACCGCTTGGCTGCTGCGCGACGGGTTTTGATCTTGGGCATAATTACTCCTGTTAGGATATGGGGATGGTTCCCCTTAAGCCGGACAACCGGCTATTTTTTCACCGGAGCAAGCATCATCGTCATGGTCCGTCCCTCAGACATGGGCTTGCTCTCGACTTTTGCTATATCCTGCGTATCCTCCACGACCCTATCGAGCATCATGAGCCCGCGGTCCTTGTGGACGATCTCGCGACCCCGGAAGAAGATGGTCACCTTGCAGCGGTCACCGTCATCCAGGAATTTAACTATCTTTTTGAGCTTGGTCTGGTAATCGTGCTCATCGGTTTTGGGCCGGAACTTGACTTCCTTGATCTTGATGACGGTCTGTTTCTTCTTGGCTTCCTGCAGCTTCTTCTGCTGCTGGTACTTGAACTTACCATAATCCATGATCTTGCAAACCGGCGGGTCGGCGTTGGGCGCGACCTCCACGAGATCGAGACCCTTCTCGCGCGCACGATCCAGTGCGTCACGAGTCACCATGACTCCCAGCTGTTCGCCGTCGTCGTCCACTACACGCACCTTGGGGATGCGAATCCTCTCGTTACGCCGGACGTCATCTCGTCTCTGACCCCGGCGATCGTTACCCCGAAAAGCTATAGCTCATTCCTCCTGCTTCGAAAGGAGCCCTTGCAGCATCCAAAATGAGCTGCGCGGCCTCTTCCAGTGTCACCATCCCGGGGTCATCTCCGTCGCGAAAACGGATATTGACACACCCGGCATCAACCTCTTTATCACCGATTACCAACATAAACGGAATTTTCTCAACCTGAGCTTCCCGTATCTTGTATCCAAGTTTCTCGTTGCGGTTATCCGCGTCGATACGGATGCCCCTGGCAAGGAAGAAAGCCTCGGCTTTCTTCATGAAATCAAGCTGCGCGTCGGTCACGTTCAGCAGACGCGCCTGCACCGGGGCCAGCCAAACAGGATACGCACCTGCACAGTGCTCCGTCAAGACGCCGATGAAGCGTTCGATGGAGCCGAGCATGGCGCGATGGATCATGACCGGCCGGTGCCTTTCACCGTCCTCGCCGACATATACTATGTCAAAGCGCTCTGGCAAGGTGAAATCCACCTGGATCGTGCCGCACTGCCAGGAACGGCCGATGGAATCGCGCAGGTGGAAGTCGATCTTGGGACCGTAGAAGGCTCCGTCGCCCTCGTTGATCTGATAGGCCATGCCGGATTTGTCCAGCGCCTGGCGCAGTCCCTCGGTGGCCACCTCCCAGTCCTCGTCGGAGCCGATGGACTTCTCGGGGCGGGTGGACAGCTCCACGTCGAACTCGTAGTCGAACAGGGCGTAGATGTCCTGGTAGAACTTGATCAGGTCGAGGATTTCCTCCTCCACCTGGTCGGGGCGGCAGATCAGGTGCGCGTCGTCCTGGGTGAAGGTGCGCACGCGCATCAACCCGTGCAGCACGCCGGATTTCTCATGGCGGTGGACCACGCCCAGCTCGAAGTAGCGCTGAGGCAGGTCGCGGTAGCTCATGATCTTTCTTTTATAGATGATCATGTGCGCCAGGCAGTTCATGGGCTTGATGCCGTAGGCCTGGTCGTCGATCTCCGTGAAATACATGTTTTCGCGGTAATTGTCGTAGTGGCCGGACTTCTCCCACAGCTCGCGCTTGAGGATCAGCGGACCCTGCACGAGATTGTAGCCGCGCTTGAGGTGTTCCTTGCGCTCGAAGTCCTCGAGGATGGCCCGCAGCAGCATGCCGCGCGGGTGCCACAGAGACATGCCCGGGCCGATCTCGTCGGAGAAGGAGAACAGGTCGAGCTGCTTGCCGAGCTTGCGGTGGTCGCGCTTCTTGGCCTCTTCCAAACGGGCCAGGTGCTTCTTGAGCGCCTTGGGATCGTTCCAGGCCGTGCCGTAGATGCGCTGGAGCTGCTTGTTCTTCTCGTCGCCGCGCCAGTAGGCCCCGGCCACGGACAGGAGCTTGAAGGCCTTGATCTGACCGGTGCGGGCCACGTGCGGGCCGCGGCACAGGTCGGCGAACTCGCCGTGGGTGTAGACGGAGAAATCGTCGCCGCCCAGGTCGTCCATGATCTCGGGCTTGTAGTCCTCGCCCATGGACTCGAAGAGCTTCACGGCGTCGGCCTTGCACATGACGGAACGGGCGAACTCCTTGTTCGCGCCCACCGAGGAGAGCATTTCCTTCTCGATGGCTTCCAGGTCCTCGGGCGTGAACGGGCGCTCGTAATCGAAATCGTAGTAGAACCCGTCCTTGATGGCCGGGCCGATGGTCACCCTGGCGGTGGGAAAGAGCTTCTTGACGGCCTCGGCCATGAGGTGGGCCGCAGAGTGACGGATGATGTCCAGCCCCTCTTCGGAATCCTCGAAGACGGGCTCGATGGCAGTGCAGGTGTCGGTGACGGTTGCGGACAGGTCCAGGACGGTGTCGCCGCACCGGGCGGCCACGGCCTTCTTGAACTGCTTCTTGGACAGGCCCTCTTGAAGGGCGTCGGCGCAACTTGCACCGTCGGCCAATTCAACCTGGTTGCCAGCGACTTCGATCTGCACTTTGTTACTCCTTCATCCCGCCAACATGCCGGGACCACTAAAGAATGAAAGGGAGGCCACTTGGCCTCCCTTCCGGGGATGTTCTGGTAGGCGCGGAGGGATTTGAACCCACGACCCTTTGCACGTCAAGCAAATGCTCTCCCCCTGAGCTACGCGCCTTCTCGTCGAAGCGGAGTGAATAACTATATGGACCCCGGTTGGTTGTCAAGCACGAGGTGAGAGTTTTTTAGTTTTTTTCACTGCCGGGCAAACTGACTATCCCCGAAAGAGGATTCCAGCCTGTCCCCACCATGAAAACAGGCAGGCAATCCGGACATTGTTTATCGAAGCATGCTAATTTTCTTCATCATTTCTCACCACAGCCAATAAGGATTCTCAACGATGCCCGAATTGTCTAAAGCCCAACGGATCGACGCCATTGTGGACACCCGGCTGAACAGTGGGAACTATCGTCACGAAATAGCCCGGTTCGTTGAGCCCGGATCGACCAATATACTTTAATATGGCTTCGGGAACGCATCCCTCCTGCTCGGCCTGCGCCGAGACAAGCAATGCAAAGGCATATATGGTGTCGAGATCAACCCTACTGCCATAGAGAGGGTTGATGACCTGCTGGACAAGACCTGGCTCATCGACCTCAACAAACACGACGCCTGGCTCGAGGAGGAATACGAGGGATTCTTCAATTACATCCTCGCCCCCATGTCTATGGAGCACACCTACGATCCCTGGTATGTGCTCAAGAAGTTCAGCAAATATCTGGCCCCCGGCGGCAAGCTCGTCGTCCAGACCCCCAACGTCCAATGCTGGGAAACCATCTACCGTCTGTTATCGGGCGACTTCCCCTACGTTTCGGGTGGAACCTGGGATTACAGCCACATCCGATGGTACACTCTCAAAAGCTGGATCGACATCGGCTTCGTCGCCGGATTCAACGTGATCTCCATGCTGCCGCAGATTGCAGGCAACCCCGACCTCAGCCATCTGGAAAAACGAAAAGAAATCAAAACACTGCGCCTCCCACCGCCGGAGACGAAATCCAACTACCAGCCCATCGACATCGTCATGCCCGTGGATATCAAGCCGATCTACAACCTCTTTCTGGCCCACGCCTTCGTGCTGCTGCTGGAAAAAGACCGAGACCCCGAGGACTATGACCCCACGCCTGCGGGTGGCTATCTTGAGTCCTACCGACTGAACACGCCGAACTTCCTGGCGGACATAGCGGCCCTGGCCGCCCACCCTATCGTTCCCAGTTCCTTCTCCACTGTCCGCAAAAAAGCCGTCACAGTGGCGGAAACACTTAAAATGAAAGCAGGCAAAAAGGAATAAATCTCAGCGAATCGCAAAATCGGCCCGGCCCGCTCATGCGGATCGGGCCGTCTTCTTCGGACATCACCAGCCACGACTCAATGGCCGCAGTCCTTCCCGGTCGTCCTGCGAAGCCGCGTGCAGGGCCCCGCCATGGATGCTTCTCTGCCTGTGCGCATCAGGCCTTTCGTCCGGCCATCAGCAGTCCTTTGCGACGCTTGCCCGCCGGGCAGGACAGGATGTCCGTGAAGCCCGCTTTCAGCAATGCGCCCTCCAAGTGATCCTTCCCTATGAAATGCGACTTGTAGCCGCTGACCCGGGTAATGAACTGCACCACGGCGGTATAGTTCGGGTCCAGGTCCCCGGCAACGTTCAAGTGATGGGAAACGAACCAGCCCCCCGGCTTCAGGGATTCGTACAACATCCGAGCGACTCCCTCCAGGTCATCCACAAACCCGTAGAGGACATGGGAGGCCAGGGCAAGGTCATAACGATCCGCACCCAACCGTTCAAGGCGCAAATCCATACCCACGGGCTTCAGACGTCCGCCCAGTTCACGTTTCTCTATCCGTCCGCCCACGGCCTCGGCCACGTGGGGCAGGTCCAGCAATTCCCCGGTCATGCCCGGGTAATTTTCCAGCAGGGACATGGAGAGCTCACCATGGTTGCCGCCGATATCGCACAACATCCCGGACTCATTCAGATCGGGCAGCGTCCGAACCAGGGCCAAGGTGTCCTGCAGCCCGCCCAGACGCGCATGCTGGAGCGTTCCGGTCATGGAGTCCTCGGAACCCCATCCGTCGTCCACTTCCTCGCGCATGTCGGACTCGCCCCGCAACAACCTCCCGAGATTCAGCGTCACAAAATCGTTGAACCGCGATTGTAATTCCAGCGCCTTGCCCTGGTAAAAGGGAGACGTGGAGACCAGGTGTTCACCGGCAACCAGTGAATTGGCGTAACCGGTCGGACCGGACACCACCAACTGCATACCGGCGAGCAGCTCCAGCAGCGCCTCGGTCGGTTCTTCCTCAAGGCCGAGTTTCCCGGCCACCGCCGCAGCGGTCAGCGGCCCCTGCTCCAGGGAATCGAACAGCCCCATGCGGGCGCTGTCCATAATGGCGCTGAAACCCACGCCCTGCATCAGCATCGTCTCAACAAAGGAAAAATCGCTTTTCGGGGTTTGCATCTGCAACCTCCTTGTACTGATTGTTCGAGTCATTCCAGATAGGAATCCATCCAGACATGCATCTGCCTACAGAATCCCTCAATCACTCCAAACCGCTCAGTGTCCAAGGCCGCCAGGTATTGCAGAAAGTCCCTGTCATGATCCATGTGGAACTCCATGTGCCTCTCATGGGCCATCCGCCCCTTTTCCGTCACCGTCACCAACATTCTTGAACGTTTCTCCGGGTCAGGCTCCTTTTGGACAAATCCCCGCTCCGCCAGTTTGCCCACCATCTGAGACGAGGCCCCCTTGGTGGTGCCGAAGGCATCGCCCAGTTCCGTGACCCCGACCGGTCCGTTTTTCGCCACCCAACTGACGGCATGAATTTCAGCAGGGAAAAGCGTTTCATCGGGGGCGACCGTCAGGGGGGACTTGCTCACTCGGACATATTTTTCCAGAACAAACCCTAAACTTGAGAAAAGGCGTTGCATTTCCGGTGTAATTTTCATGACCTATTAGTATAGCAGCTAAACCAATTAGTCAAGCAACTAAACAACTTTTCGATGCAACAAAGAAGCCGCCCTTCAGGCGGCTTGTCTTCCCATACGGAGAATCAAGGCTTCAGCCCATCCGCTCCAACGCTTCACGCGCCAAATCCCCTACCGTCAGGTCGACGATTTCGCCGTCCCGAAAGGTGCGGATTTCGTTCCCGTCGTCCCTGAGGGCCTCCAGCCCGGGCTTGGCCGCCCGCGCCTTGATCAGGCCCAGGGTCCAGGCCGCGTAGGCGCGGTTGTGCGCGTCCTCGTCGTCCAGCCCTGCAATCAGGAAGCGTTCGCTGGGGGCGACCAGTTCAGGGCGCGCGCCCGCCAACCGGGCCAGGCCCCAGTAGACGTCGCGGCGCAATTCCGGATGGTCCAGGAAGTTGCCGTCGCACTTCTCGTCGCAGAAAATGTAGGAAGACAGTATCTTGTGGAATTCCTTGGCCACGCGATCGTTGCGCACCATGGCCTCGGCCATGAAATGGGGAATTCCCCAGCCCAGGTTGCCGGACTCCTCGTTCATGTACCACATGAGCGTGCGCATGAGCACACGCGCCTTTTCCATGGACGCGCGGGCAAGACGGTCGGCGGTCAGGCCAAAGGCCGTGACCGAACGCCAACGCACCTCCTCGGCCTTGTCCAGACGGAGGTTGAGCAGGGGCGCGACCAGATCACCGGGACGACAGGCCTCGAGTTCGTCGAGCCTGTCCCGCCAGTCGGAAGCGGAAAGTATTTCGCGGACCTGTTTTTTCGTTCTGCGGAAACGGGACATGGTAGCTCCTTGGGCAAATAAAAGGGGGCCGTCAGCTGACGGCCCCCTCATAATAATCACGATTTGCGCGTTCGCAACAGGAACGAATCCTATTTATTGTTTTCCTCGACTTCCTTCTTGAAGTCCTCGAGCACCTCGAAGCCGGACTCCTCGGCCTTCCGGATGCACACGGCGGCATCGGCCCAATCACCGTTGTGGGCATCGATGATGGCCTTGTTGTTCCAGGCCGGGCCGAAGTTGGGCTGCCTCTCCAGGAGCACCTTGAGAATCTTGTCCGCCTCCTCGTAGTCGCCCATGGTGATGAGCAGAGTGGACATGGTGGCCTGTGCCTGAGCGAATTCCGGGTCCAGCTTGAGCGCCTTCTTGAGCGCCTTGTGCGCCTTGTCATGCTCGCCGAGCTGCATGTAGACGAAGCCGATGTTGCCCCAGGGCACGGCAAAGAAAGGCCGCTGCTGGGTGGCCTGGACATTGTAGTTCAGGCAGGACTCCATGTCGTCGCGCTGCAGGGCGATGCCGCCCAGTTGCACGTAGCCCTCGGCCATGCGCGGGGAATGGGCCACGGCGTCCAGGAACTCGCGCTCGGCTTCCACGAAGTCGCGGCGGGTCAGGTAGGCCACGCCGAGATTGTAGTGGGTGTTGCCACAGGTGGGATTGACTTCCAGCTTGCCCTTGAGATCGGCAATGTACTCGTCGATATTGTCGAATTGTTCCATGTCGCTATCCTTGATCTATGGCTCAACGCCGTGTTTCTTGCAATGTTCCGCGTACCAGAGGCAAAAATCGAATACGGGACGGACCTTCTCGAAGTTCATGACCATCATGACGTTGAACTCGTTGACCTGGTCGATGTACTCCTGGTTCGTATTCCGGCCCGATTCCCGGATGAACAGCTGGGTCAGCTCCGCCTGGGTGTAACCGGTCTTGTCCTTGCGGATGTCGATGGGGTCGAACGGGGCCGCGAACGGGTCCCACTTGTCATACCCCATGCGGTCCACGAACCGGCGACGCCGGGGGGACATCTTCTCGTACATATACCGCTTGCGGTCGGCGATCTCCTCGTCGGAGAGATCTTCATAGTTGATATTGTCCGTCATGCTATTTTTTCCCGCCGCCGAGCACGATGGATTCGCCGCAGGACTCGCAGGCGGCCTTGGACTGGGTGCAGCTCGCGCATGCCTCGGACTTGGGCGCTTCCGGCTCTTTCCGGGCCGTGGCGGCCATGGCCTCCACAGCCTCCTTGCCGAGTTCCCGTTCAGCGTGTTCCCTGGGCACCGTCAGCTTGGCGCCGCCGCCCACGCCGAGATATTCCGCGTCGTACTCGGTGACGACGGCCATGGAGACCGGCAGCAGGATTTCGCCCAGCTCCTTGTACTTGGAGCCGATGCCTTCCTTGAGCTCGCGCCCGATGTTCAGCAGCTTGTCCAGGATGATGTCCATGTTCACGGTGGGGTATTTCTCGCCGCCCTTGAAACCGGACTTGCCGCACACGTGGGGTTCGCCGCCGATGGAGGTGGGCACGCCGTACAACCGGCAGGTGATGGGCCGGTGCTCGTAGATGG belongs to Pseudodesulfovibrio portus and includes:
- a CDS encoding FliI/YscN family ATPase — protein: MALNLKLGLLEELDPCQTFGKVTKVVGLIAEGNGIKAPLGSVCYLLPPGGDPIPAEVVGFRDGACLFMPYSDMRGIGPGSLIQNAATPPHMPVGSALLGRAVDAFGDPLDGKGPIHTEAFAPLHREPPNPLERPRINEPLDVGIRSVNSLLTLGKGQRVGIMAGSGVGKSTTLGMMARYTKADVNVIALVGERGREVVEFMERDLGPEGMARSVLVVATSDKSPLIRMRAAYAATAVAEFFRDQGKDVLLMMDSVTRFAMAGREVGLAAGEPPTRGGYTPSVFAHLPQLLERAGKSRKGTITGIYTVLVDGDDFTEPIADSTRSILDGHIVLTRELADLGHYPAIDVLKSISRLRSDITSKQVQTDGRALLRHMATFKRVEDMVNIGAYQKGANPEVDKAIKMVGPINRFLRQLVSEQESLQGAFDAMHELVGEEAEQPQSPQQPQQAAPRKGPTMAKSPADLKMKVG
- a CDS encoding MerR family transcriptional regulator, encoding MGELQDFKTYRIGEAARLLGVKTYVLRFWEGEFDEIEPYRTESGQRLYTEENLEVIREIKRLLYDEGLTIEGAKRKMHSSENSDILLEIRDELLAMKKLLSR
- the pheT gene encoding phenylalanine--tRNA ligase subunit beta encodes the protein MLVSLNWLREFVPYEGDIQVLGDKLTMLGLELEGIDDPFEGIKDIVVGYVVECETHPESDHLSVCTVDVNGPETLTIVCGAPNVAKGQKVPVAQVGTTMPDGMKIKKAKLRGVKSFGMICSERELGFSDDHEGIWVLDDSFKPGDKLADVLGLERVVFDFDITPNRADCLSILGFARETALAFDLPLTMPELNLVEAGGNAADEIKILIDDPELCPLFNGRVIKGVETRKAPDWMRFKLLSLGQRPISNIVDVTNYVMFELGQPMHSYDLDLVEDATLRVAPAQDGMKFTTLDNAERVLTANDLLIWDGKRPVGLAGVMGGANTEMHAGSTNVLLEAAVFRPGTIRKTARRLALPSDASYRFERGVDQQLNRFCIDRAAQLMAETSGGTVSRGVVTNEPKPWQDRSHGYRHDRCMRLLGLDLEPDFARKVFEGEGCTVDDSDAANWTVKSPSHRLDLEREVDLYEEVGRVYGLDRIPAVLPKVAKSLETVSGGSEYAFLQRIKTWGAGVGLNEAINYSFVGSDDLDRLNLPAEGRVFIANPLSADQNVMRTDLAPGLLNTLKHNLAQGNNHIRVFEVAKRFVADSESETETREFNRLGILLYGPRHAQEWPWGDDDADYLDIKGHVENLIEDSLKLEIPSFTLAGEHAYCEPCVQVAVGETAVGFIGRVKADIGDYYHARKDVWLADLDLDVLRELVAAHRIEFAPLPVFPPSRRDVTVIGPMTLSAAAIRKAILDTGIGILESVELVAEFVPEGQEQERNLSFRLTYRSPTKTLKDKQVDKEHKRVLEALEKNLPVHF
- the pheS gene encoding phenylalanine--tRNA ligase subunit alpha; this encodes MSNELKSFLEGLDSLAQDCASRKGQACSLKELEELRIEFLGRKGKLAGLMGQLGRLDNSDKPAGGKKANEVKQRITALIDSWEAELNAAEASQALSKFDPSMPGRRPWAGSLHPVTLVMEEVCNVLTGLGFEHAAGPEVENDWHNFEALNIPQEHPARDMQDTLYVSDNIVLRTHTSGMQIRSMLKQQPPVAVIAPGKVYRRDSDLTHTPMFHQIEGLLVDHHVSMADLRGTLTIFVRKIFGAKTDVRFRPSFFPFTEPSAEVDISCVMCGGKGETGGTTCRVCKGTGWVEILGCGMVDPNVFKSVGYDPEVYTGFAFGLGIERVAMLKYGIGDLRMFFENDVRFLEQFA
- the rplT gene encoding 50S ribosomal protein L20, with protein sequence MRVKRGVAAKRRHKKYLKMAKGYRGAGSRLYRTARERVEKALCNAYRDRKRKKREFRKLWIMRINAAARLNGLSYSRLMNGLKLAGIELNRKVLADMAVRDPQVFAKIAEAAKAKVS
- the rpmI gene encoding 50S ribosomal protein L35; this translates as MPKIKTRRAAAKRFSKTATGKFKRRRKNLRHILTKKNAKRKRRLGQSTTVDSANMKAVRRQLPNG
- the infC gene encoding translation initiation factor IF-3, with product MAFRGNDRRGQRRDDVRRNERIRIPKVRVVDDDGEQLGVMVTRDALDRAREKGLDLVEVAPNADPPVCKIMDYGKFKYQQQKKLQEAKKKQTVIKIKEVKFRPKTDEHDYQTKLKKIVKFLDDGDRCKVTIFFRGREIVHKDRGLMMLDRVVEDTQDIAKVESKPMSEGRTMTMMLAPVKK